The following DNA comes from Hordeum vulgare subsp. vulgare chromosome 3H, MorexV3_pseudomolecules_assembly, whole genome shotgun sequence.
AGAACATGGGCATCTTGGCATGCCAAGTAATATTTGCTGCGTTGTTGTTGAGTACCTTGCTGGTGGTGCACTGAAAAATTTCCTGATAAAAAATAGGAGAAGGAAGCTAGCCTTTAAAGTTGTGGTCCAGCTAGCTCTTGACCTTGCCAGGGGGTAAGTAATTGTTTGGTTTTGTTCTTCTTGGTCGTTTTCTGTGAAGTTCTTCCATGATGTCCCTTCAGTTTGGGAACATCTCATCGCTACTTTATGTTTGAATAGATTAAGctatcttcactcggagaagataGTGCATCGTGATGTGAAGACTGAAAATATGCTTCTCGATAAAACAAGAACCGTGAAAATCGCTGATTTCGGGGTTGctcgagtcgaggcttcaaaccctaGTGACATGACGGGTGAAACAGGCACACTTGGTTACATGGCACCTGAGGTACCAACCATCTGGAGATATTGCTGTATATTAGACCAAAGTATCAAATTTCTTGAAGTCGGGCCGTGTTGCATTTCCTTGTTTCGCCGTTGGAGCAATCGATGGCGCGTGCTTGTGGCATCATCGTTGTCTTATAAATGCTGGCATCATTTATCTATGTGCAGGTCCTGAATGGTCACCCTTACAACAGGAAATGCGATGTGTATAGCTTTGGGATCTGCTTATGGGAGATATACTGCTGCGACATGCCGTATCCTGACCTCAGCTTCTCTGAAGTAACTTCTGCCGTTGTCCGCCAGGTAAAAAGAAAAAATGTTTCCTTCCCTTGTGGCGTTGCCAGCAGGCTCTTGTTTCTAAAACATGACACAAAAAAAGCATCGTTGGTGTGCAGAACCTGAGGCCGGAGATACCGCGGTGCTGCCCGAGCGCCTTGGCGAACGTGATGAAGCGGTGCTGGGACGCGAACCCGGACAAGCGGCCCGAGATGGCTGAGGTGGTGGCCATGATAGAGGCCATTGACACGTCCAAGGGCGGCGGCATGATCCCGATAGACCACTCGCAGGGATGCTTCGCCTGCTTCCGTCAGTACCGAGGCCCCTGACGGTGTCACCTGGCTGGTGATCTAGAATCTTTAGTATACTCTACTAATCACGTCAGTTATGGCTAATGTAGTAAATGCCCGCTTCATCTCAACATTCTATGTATGCCTTGTGAAGACCCCAATGCCCAAGGATCAAGCTCGGAGTTTAGTACGAGTCTGACCAGGAGGGGCAGGTCACCGGTGGTCTTACAGTCTCATGGTCTGGAGAGAAGCCGACACACTGTACCATTGCAGCTTATATGTTTACTTGCAGAATGTGAATAAAGAACATATTCCCCGTTTGGAATGCAAGTTGTTTTATGAACCGACCACAGCTCAGATGAGCTCTCGACTCCTTCTAAGTGTGCACAGAGGTCAGATGAGTTCTCGGCGCGTCCTAATTGAGCCTGGCTGAGAAGAAACACACACAAAGTCAACATCTGCATGTTTTTTGGTTGTCTGCATACCCCTAGTCTATATGGGTGAGGGTGAGACTAAAGATAGGTTGTTTGGTTGCCTGCATACCCTCTAGCCTGCCTTGTGCGAAACGAAAGGTAGACTATTTCGTTGCCTGCTTGTTTAAGCGAAAACACAATCCATGGTGTTTGGTTACATGCAGCGTGTAGAGTGGTAACCTCCTCGTGAAGGTGATGAGGTTACCAGCACATTAGGCAGGCAAAATAAATCAAAGACACACAAATAGGTAGTATATAAACATAGATATAAACCAAATCAAGCGGTTCTTGACAGAGTATATTACTTAAACTAAGCAGTTTTCAACAGAACCAACACGATATAGCCCTAAATGAAACCAGCATGCGCCAGGCCTTCAACACTTGGTCACCACTTCAATGTCGTCCTCATTGAAGACGATCACCTTCAGAGTGTCAGGAGTCGGCAACTTGAAGGTACACATGTACCCAATATTGATCTGGTGGATGGCGGTGAAGGGGGCCCAACCCTGATTGAGGGTGACCCGACCGTTCATCAGCCGTACAGTGACCCTCCATGCGTCGCCGGTGTCTGTCTTCAGCTTGAACTTCGTTTGCACGGCTGGGAAGTGCTTCGTGAACTCTAGGGGCTTATGCAGGCGAGTAAAATGCACAGAACCACCGCATTAGCGTCACAGCTCTTGGAAAATCACCACTTTACAAAACGTGACACTTTGCACCGCAGCGAAGAATTGATAGTGGCAAAAAACACTGAACGCAAAAATGAACATGTTTTGACGTGGTAGATCGTGTGTTGGCCGACAACCCGGGGAAGGCGCGGTGCTAACGGCTGTTGGGGCCGAGTTTGTTGGCCCGTTCCCTAAAGGGCAACAGTGTCGTTCCCATCCAGTCCACTCGCCCACTCGCTCACTCTATCTCACTCTCCGTTGTGTCGCTCTCTTGCCTCGCTCTCCTTTGCGTGCCCCCCCTCTATGCCGTCGCAACTCAACCTTGCCACCGCCGCCGCAATGGCCTCTGGGACAGATCTGGAAGACGAcattgaggaggaggagcagacctaCACTCGACTGGATGTGGATGGTTGGGTATGTATACACTCCTTTCAATTAGGGTTGGGATTTGACAAGTTTAACCTGTAGAGTGTGCCATTTTTAGATCCTCCGTTCTATGCCTCACCTCTCTAGATTGACTAAGGCATCTTTTCAATACAGGAGAATCCTGATACTACCTCATGATAGTATatggaacatgtggggtaactacccctgggtggtaggatgtatttttcatatatatatatatatatatatatatatatatatatatatatatatatatatatatatagggcatGGATTTGCTATCAACACTAGCTGGGGTGGTTGCTATCTGAACCGTTTGTTTGCATCGAGATTCACACTTTCTTGTAGATAAGGTTCTCtctcacatgcacacacacatgcgCGTATCCTAACATATAACGTGCGACATAGATTGCTTATGCTCCAGCGTAACTTTATATCTttgcttctctctctctctctctctctctctctctctctctctctctcttatatatatatatatatatatatatatatatatatatatatatatatatatatatatatatatatatagatctaTGATCTAAGTCTAT
Coding sequences within:
- the LOC123443955 gene encoding serine/threonine-protein kinase STY13-like; protein product: MRLPSAGGGGSGDAGFVRADQIDLKSLDEQLERHLSRQERDAPAPAQPGSRRSGSARLGEPQPPPPQRRRREDWEVDPAKLVIKGVIARGTFGTVHRGVYDGQDVAVKLLDWGEDGHRSEQEITALRSAFAQEVAVWHKLDHPNVTKFIGAIMGARDLNVQTEHGHLGMPSNICCVVVEYLAGGALKNFLIKNRRRKLAFKVVVQLALDLARGLSYLHSEKIVHRDVKTENMLLDKTRTVKIADFGVARVEASNPSDMTGETGTLGYMAPEVLNGHPYNRKCDVYSFGICLWEIYCCDMPYPDLSFSEVTSAVVRQNLRPEIPRCCPSALANVMKRCWDANPDKRPEMAEVVAMIEAIDTSKGGGMIPIDHSQGCFACFRQYRGP